The following is a genomic window from Myxocyprinus asiaticus isolate MX2 ecotype Aquarium Trade chromosome 38, UBuf_Myxa_2, whole genome shotgun sequence.
tggcCCGCCTTTGGCAACATAATCTCCACcaaattttgtttgtgtgttttttttttttgtattatgtgTGAGAGGATTTCATGACCGATTCATGCAGAAATCTAGGTATAGTATATAGTATTCTTATATTTCCTTTTTCTCTACATATAAGGGTCCCTTGAACTTTGACCAGAATATTGAAGCTTTGACAAGTTCAAGCAGAAAGTCTTAAATACTTAAACTCAGATGATCTGATGCTGGTCAGCTGACAGATGGCCTGAGCTCACcactcatttattttttatgtccaGAAAGCTCGTCATAGCAAAACATACACAGTCTAGTAATTACTTTTTAGAAACATTCTGGTCCTTTACATTTTTGTGACAGCAAACcacaaacaaaatatttagaTTCAAATAGCCATCCAAATCCACTCCCTGCCATGGCTCTGTGATGTGTGGTTGTCTTcaaagatgtaaacacacatttagGGTTTAAGGGGACCAAATGTAACTTAAGAATCAACCACTGAAAAATCCATTTCTGTTGACCAGTAATCTGAATATCAGTCACCCTCAATGTCTATAGCGTTTATGATCCTGGTTGTGGAAAATACTTGTTCAGTTAGATCTGTGTTTAATTGTTTGAGACTAGGCAACAATAAGATGAAACCTCAGGTGTAGATGTTGTTAATTTTAAAGGATGAACCTCAAGGACAATTCACGCAGAGTTTTATGGTAAGCAAGGTTCTTCTTGGTAACTTTGAAAGTGAAGTAGTGGGATAGAGAGTACTCTCCTGAGAAGTGTACACTATGTCCCACTACACTACACTGTACCATGACactctttactttcactttttctCATCAGATTAAATATGTATCAGTACTTTAGTTGTATGTTTAATGAATAATGCAATGTTGTAGGCTTTTAATAAGCCAAACATCGCATTAACCACTAGCCACCATCAAGTCTTTCTTGATTTCTACCTTCTGTCTTCCAGTGCAGATGAACAGTTCTCCAGCTCCATGGAGACCAATGTGGTGATCCACCATGACGGCCAGATTTTGTGGGACCAGCCAGCAATAACCAAGAGCTCCTGCAAAGTGGATGTGTCTTTTTTCCCCTTTGATGCACAGCAGTGCCGCTTCACCTTTGGTTCTTGGACCCACAATGGCAACCAGATGGACCTTCACAACTCTCTGGACAGTGCTGATCTGGCTGACTTTGTGGAGAACGTAGAGTGGGAGGTTTTGGGAATGCCAGCTAAGAAGAACGTTATTCTTTATGGCTGCTGCTCAGACCCCTATCCAGATATCACCTATACGCTTCACCTGAAGAGAAGAGCTACCTTTTATATCTTCAATCTGCTCATACCTTGCATGATGATCTCCTTCCTGGCTCCGCTGGGCTTCTACCTGCCAGCTGACTCTGGAGAGAAAGTGTCTTTAGGGGTCACAGTGTTACTGGCCCTTACTGTCTTTCAGCTATTGGTCGCCGAAAGCATGCCTCCTTCAGAGAACGTGCCACTCATTGGTGAGAAGTAACTTATTATGTTTAGTTATACAGTTActttgtgtcctaaccagacacaatGTGATAAAGTGACAAGCGATAAAAGGTCTCTTCCATGTGAATCAGAGTTTTGCCCTAACCAGGTGCGATTATGACAAGCGGCAAGCGACAGGACTTTTTTCATTGCTTATTTTCTATTTCTGCCGGGTCATGCCGGGTAGCcccacccactgtgaaatctcattagtcCAAAATCCCAGTCCACATAACTATACATAAACATCAATAATGTTCTAATTAGCTGTGGTTTATGGAGCTAAAACCATAACTAAagtttttaaatgtgaattttgttcattattttctagacatttttatattataatattacagGTTGAAATTTTCAGATTAAGGAGGAATGTAGAACTACAAATACACATTTCTTAAATTCAGATCTCAGAAATTCAGATCATAAACAAACTAGGCCAAAAGTCAAGCTCCTGTGGTCCACAGGGAAAATTAGAGATGATCAGAATAGTCGAATTTAGCATTTTGGCCAATCACAGAGCTACCAGAATTCTCAAGaagaatatagctgcaagcaagctccaaaaaggggtgggagctccaaactgTCAGCAAAGATAAAGAGAGCcgctaacctaaccctttccttaACCATAACCTTGTGTGGAAGTTGCCGCAACTCCCTTCTGGAGTAACCTTGCCCCCTTCTGGAGtcaccccgccctcttttggagattccacccccatttggagatctccggcctgcaaCTATACCTACTTGGAATTCTCTGGTGCAGTCCAATATAGTATAGGTGTAAGGATGAGGTAGGCTGAGGGGGATCCATTTGCGGATATTTATTAGAGGGGTTGctcaaacaattcaaacagtattttttaaacttagtcaggtcacaggcttgggccaaaacacagataaatcggtcctcaggcaacaaatccaaaaacagtaatccagagaCTTAAATCCAGCAAACGtgagcaatggtcataacaatagacaaaacaatggcagagaaacaacgcttggtaaggcagataactGGCAGTACTTCGCAAGGTGATACTGTGAGCATATGGCTTATATACATGGAGAATGTccaaacaggaactgatgtggcaggaacaggaagtgacaagagttcaatattcaggtgagggctccctctggtagATGGGAGCCTGTTCAGACGTTAAAATAGGGCTGTAGGGGAAGTGAAACAAACCCCCAAAAGAAGGACAAATCTGTACTGCTTGATCCAACAGTGCAGCAAGTGTGCAATCCAATGAAAAATCCAGCGCAAAGCTGGGTTATTTACTTGTGCCATTACTGCATTCTTTATGAAATGTGATCTCACTTAAAAACCAATGATGTCTGCCAattattctgccatcatttagcCATCACAACTTAATTGTGCACTGTGACAGACTGCCTTTGGCTCTGGCACTTTTATTCCCTACTCATAAACGTGAGTAATGATGCCGTGAGCTAATGCTGTGTAAATATTGTATCTGCTTTATTCGACATAACACCTCATTAATGGTTTGTTTTAGTGTGCAATGAACTCGTCCACCAAAAAGAAACACAAGGTTTAATCTCAATAAATATGAGATTGAATGAGATGCACATAAGCTGCTGGAGCTTTAGAAGCGATGCAATAAACAATCTGCATCAATAACCACAGAATGTTTTAATGAGCCTTCCTAATGAAACTGGGACTGCCTGCAGTGGTCCCTTCGTTAACAATACTGTAGTAATCTCGCTATTTAAGTTGTAGCAATGTAATTGGGATACCACTGGGATAATTCACAGAAACTTTCCTCTTGAGGTCAGATAATCAATTATTCTCAAGTCACATTGTGAGTATTTATATCCATCTATTTAATGCTGATTGCTTTGTAATGAAATCTGCTGTCTACAGTTCTGCAAACTTACTGACTGTTTCTAACCCTCCACAGGCAAATATTACATTGCCACAATGACCATGATCACAGCTTCAACTGCCTTAACCATCTTCATTataaacatccaccattgtgggCCAGAGGCCCAACCTGTTCCTGCCTGGGCACGGCGCTTTATCCTGCACTACCTGGCTCGGATTTGCTTTGTTTATGACATGGGGGAGGACTGCCTGTCGACTCATCCAGACAAACCTGCTCAGAAGGGAAACAACTGCACTATTAACAGCCAGGCCAGAGGAGAAGACTTTGCTTTGAGGGTACAAAGTGTTTCAGCCAGTGATGTATGTCCACATAAGACAAAAGACAAATTGAATGAAGATGTCAGTCCAACGTTATCTCTCGGTCCTGGAAAGGAGTGCCCCAGTGGCTGGACAGAAGGTACCACTGTGGGCATGGACCATGGAGAGACTGCAGGAGCTAAAGATGGATGTGGAGGAAGATTCAGGGAGGGTGGAGTGGGTGGAAAAAAATCAGTGAAGAAGAGAGAAATACTTCTTGAAGGTCAGTGTATCTGCCATCACCAAACACTCCTGAGGAATATTGAGTACATCGCTAACTGTTACTACGACCAGAAGGCCACACAGAGACGGAGTGGGGAGTGGCGGAAAGTTGCCAAAATCATGGATCGCTTCTTTATGTGGATATTCTTTATCATGGTCTTTCTCATGAGTTTGCTGATTATAGGGAAAGCGGTTTGAAACATTGAAAGGAAAGGCATCAAGGGCCTCATGCATCAAAGCCTGCATAGTTAACATAGGAAAAGTCCATACAAATGGCAGGATTTGTGTATGCAGAAAATCTGTTAGCTGTACTAAAAATACaatgtgcatttcttgaagaaaatactagtgcttgcaaggcagcaaaacaaTAGTGTTAAAGTTTTTGGTAAGATTaaattttaagtcttgtttttagtgcgccacacataaaaatcaacacaaagTCACTGTTCAgtctaaaattggctataaattgttaaatatatgcaaggacaagaccaatcacaattcagtataacatttttttaaataataagacCAATAACAATTTACAAAGCAAATATGAGAATTATGTCAGTCAGCATTCTATCAACGTAAGTCAAAGggagattttttttaactttttccttacatttcttaaaaattatacattttactaaaataaaaaatagacagcacattttttttcaaagaaagttTAAATATAGCCTGTATATTAAGTGATTCGAGCTGAAATTAATTGCAAAAGTTTAATATTTACAGTTAGAAGTTTAGAAAAAATCCCTAACTTGATTGTTTGAGGAATATCAGTACTGCCttgcaaaacacacatacacacaaacgcatgcacgcacacgcacacacaaaagaaTTCTCAGTGGCAACCAGATTACTGTaagtcaaattattattattttatataatatgtgCTTAGGAAGTCTCTTTGGAATGAAACATTTATACAAGAGGCCCTTGGGACAGTCAGTGAGGCAGGGGATTCAAAatcacaaatttatttatttatgtattaattttcattaatcattaataatataatttttggcATAGACTTTTCgtgattttcattttaaaatttagcAAAGTCCTTTGAAAATCGCTGCCCTATAGGAGTCAGTTGTTTTTCAAGTAATGTGTTAGTGGCAATGAAACTGACTGAGTTTACTAATTGCAGAGAAAACAAAACTCTGTAGCCAACAGCCAAGCAATCAGCCAACCATTTTCTTTTTGATAAATGACACTGATGCTCTCAGATTTTGtgcaacaatttttttctttttattgaaacAACATAGAGAAATTGATCTGGAATTTCAGAGAAGATTGACAAATGGAGCCAAATCCACAGTATTTCTGTGCTTTGCCCTCTGTACCACAGACTGTTTGAGATGTATCCCACAACCTTTTGCCTGTTACTGCATGTGAGCCATAGTACTACTACTTGATTTG
Proteins encoded in this region:
- the LOC127428588 gene encoding neuronal acetylcholine receptor subunit alpha-9-like translates to MKDSPAPSSVPAKSLSASPPASGSSPQRDTYLLPTAFRQELYPLKYILRGHESPDALLKDRPRSEGRSCLPRCPTRLLCVRSRGFTQEARRGCEVELDEVDEDPTLVQAPRSPRSSDIASAPVQWLCESQKVTSDLINNRSISDQCSEENPAPVAPAPPKTASHQIVSVLCSNRERSHKKQKCIRSLKTHHMTLSNLTMTLLPAVCLCAQGKYAFKLLNDLFKNYTNALRPVEDTDNIINVTLQITLSQIIDMDERNQILTTYLWIRQVWFDAYLTWNKTDYDGLDTIRIPSSYVWRPDIVLYNNADEQFSSSMETNVVIHHDGQILWDQPAITKSSCKVDVSFFPFDAQQCRFTFGSWTHNGNQMDLHNSLDSADLADFVENVEWEVLGMPAKKNVILYGCCSDPYPDITYTLHLKRRATFYIFNLLIPCMMISFLAPLGFYLPADSGEKVSLGVTVLLALTVFQLLVAESMPPSENVPLIGKYYIATMTMITASTALTIFIINIHHCGPEAQPVPAWARRFILHYLARICFVYDMGEDCLSTHPDKPAQKGNNCTINSQARGEDFALRVQSVSASDVCPHKTKDKLNEDVSPTLSLGPGKECPSGWTEGTTVGMDHGETAGAKDGCGGRFREGGVGGKKSVKKREILLEGQCICHHQTLLRNIEYIANCYYDQKATQRRSGEWRKVAKIMDRFFMWIFFIMVFLMSLLIIGKAV